In the Leifsonia sp. 466MF genome, one interval contains:
- a CDS encoding CHY zinc finger protein: protein MNGRPRVLGPVVDDETRCIHYRSPLDVIAIRFACCGEYYSCHLCHAETADHPARQWPADRRDERAVLCGVCGHELTIADYLATNDCPECGAAFNPGCRLHTHLYFES, encoded by the coding sequence GTGAACGGCCGCCCCCGAGTGCTGGGACCCGTCGTCGACGACGAGACCCGCTGCATCCACTACCGCTCGCCGCTCGATGTGATCGCGATCCGGTTCGCGTGCTGCGGCGAGTACTACTCGTGCCACCTGTGCCACGCAGAGACGGCCGACCATCCCGCCCGGCAGTGGCCGGCCGACCGCCGCGACGAGCGCGCGGTGCTGTGCGGGGTCTGCGGTCACGAGCTCACTATCGCCGACTACCTCGCCACCAACGACTGCCCGGAGTGCGGCGCCGCCTTCAACCCGGGCTGCCGGCTGCACACCCACCTCTACTTCGAGAGCTGA